The DNA sequence aacgACATAACTTGGTTCCAATTTTTTAACAGTTCTAGGTCTTCATAGTCTCAAAACCTCAATTAtgtggtttcttttttattttttggctaaCTAGGAACCTCTTAAGCTTATTTGGCTTTATGATTCAAGCCTAAGGATAAACCTCAATTACATGCAACCACACCTAATCCGTGTAACAAATCAGTCATAAGGAGACAAAGTAGAAACATATGTTAACACACAGCACTTTTGACACAatcattaatttttctttgtaattaaaACATAACATTTATGTAAATTGTAACTAATACGTATTACTAATTCTAAATACGTAAATATGCATCTTAAATGGGTCCTAACAGTTTCGGCTTCAACAGAGGCCCATTCCAGAACCGTCCTATCTCATTTATTAATAAGATCGGTTCCAAGACGTTCCTGTTCCAAATTGACCCTTAGTGAGCCTTGGTTATCTTCAATTAGACCTCTTGAGTTTCGGCCAGCTAATGGATTAGATCTAGTTCaataattttattataattgAGGCCCAAGCCTAGTCTACTAGATGATCAAGGTTGGCCCAATTCAGCTGAGAGATATTGCTTTAACACTAGGACATAGCTGACTTGTAAGGGTTGTCGTTAATGGATTAGATCTACTTTAATAATTTAATATGCACATGATGGATAATGGGGACCACCCCATTAGGGtaattttagcaaaaaagaaaaagggtcaTGTACAATTTTAGTTCATAATTATATTTTGTTTACTCAGTAATGATAATTgataaaataacaataaaaaaaggcAGAGGTTAGTTATGGCGTCAGTTTTTTTAAAGTtagcggctcaaccaatggAAGGACTGAGATAGAAGGGGTATATAATTCATTTCcgaaggaaggaggagagatATAGATAAAATTCTGAGTATACCGGTGGCATACTCAGCCCTTTTcctaaaatataaaacaaatatttataACTTGGTTCAGGATTTAAATTTGTTTCATATGCCATATGCACATGGATCTATGGAGGCTCCAATACATTTTACCCTTTGGAATTACACCAAACTGTTTTTTTGCTCATCCACTTGTCATCTTTAATTGGAGTTTTCATCAACACTCAAAGGAGCATGGATGCAACACCATGGAGGCTTGCTTGACTTTGGACAGATCTTTCAAGAACATGTTGGCTGGCTTCTAAGGAAAAATGATCAATTTTGGCCATGGGAAtggtttcttattttcttagaCCTCCGCAGCCACCACatcggtgcagtgagcatctgATGGTTGAGAGTCATTGGAATGTGTGTCTAGATGCTTTCAATCATCGGATACTCATTGCACCGAAACAGTGGCTACAATGGATGTAGACTCTTTCATTTAGATACCTATACTCTTTTGAAATCATTTCAAAAGAGTTTAGGCTGACTTGCAAATATTGTTAAAAGGCCCAGAGGCAATGAGGATCTTGTTCAGTGGATGGAATGCCCCTTAGAGAAATTCACTTCATCATTTGCTTGGAATTTGCTAAGATCTAGAAGACTTGTGGCTCAGTGGTCCAAACTAATTTGGTTTAAGGGATTCATTCCTAGACACAATTTTATTACTTGGAGAGCCCTTACTAATTCATTTCCTACTAAATTTTCCTCCATTGGAGGTCTCTAGTATTCCAAACTATTGTATTCATTGGAATGCTCATAAAGATATTGATCAAGAACTTATTCTTTAGATGCCCCTTTTCAGCAGTGACTTGGGAAGATGTTTTTGCTAGGTGTTGGCCTTCTTTGAAGAGGATCTTCCTTGCCCTTTGTTTTATAATGGGCTTGGATCTTTTCTCCCTTGAAGGGAAAATCTTTGTGTGAAGCCATTgagaattttcttatttttcgtGATTTATCATAtatgatggaaaagaaaaagaatgtgttttttttttttttaaccaaggtgttcgggtcagcttacgtgcacctcgactaatccttggggagactagcacatCAACCCACCActacggtctccacttaaatcgcaaatACACAGATGATGAATCAAATCTGGGACCATACGCCTATCCACACTGTTAAAGCTTCCATCTTAAAATAAAATTGGTTTGAAGTGGGGTGGCTTCTTGTGACTTTTATACATGATAGTTGAGTCATCCAtagccgatgtgggactatctcaatactCCCCCTTACGTGCGGGCCTCTTATGGCTTTGTTTTCGTGGGTCGAGCAAGGAGCCCATCATCCATACCTATTCTCCCTATTTTAGACCCACCCATTCTTTTCCACCAGAATCTTGCGCTAGCTTTGTTTTTTAGCCCTAAAATGCTACTCAATCTTAAGAGAACTATCCCTCAGCTCCTTCCAATCCATCAAGCGATGATCCCTAATATAGGTAATTTCCTGATGAATATGGTGTAACATCTTTTCCCGAACAACTTCTAATGATATATTCTTCATTACATCTTCACTCAAGGTGGAGGGTTCTTCATCCCAAGGTCTTTTAACTGCATGATCCATAAAATATTGAGTGAGACAGAGGCTTGATATGGGGTGGCCTTTTGTAGCTTTTATACAAGATCGTCGAGCCACTCACATCTGATGTCGGACTATCTCAATACTCCCCCTTACGTGCAAGCCTCTTATGGCTCTGTTTTCGTGGGTCGAGTAAGGAGTCCATTATTGACAGAGGCCCAACGTAcccgctctaataccatgttaaaGAAACCAATTGGCTTTAAGTGGGTTGGCCTTTTGTAGCTCTTATATAAGATCGTCGAGTCACCCAcatccgatgtgggactatctcaatactCCCCCTTACATGCAGGCCTCTTATGGCTATGTCTTCGTGGGTAGAGCAAGGAGTGCATTATCAAGCTTGGCAAGAAGATTTGGGATGAGACCAAGCTTGGTATACTACTCAATTAAGGGACGGGTGATAAGGATTCCACCAAGCTTAGTAAGAAGATTAGGAATAAAGCCAAGTTTGGTATGTTACTCAATCAAAGGATTGCTGATAAGGATTCCACCAAGGACCAACTTGACAAGAAGATTTGAAATAAGGCCAAGCTTGGTATGTTACTCAATCAAGAGATTGCTAATAAGGATTCCACTAAGGACAAACTCGGTAAGAAGATATGGGATAAAGCCAAGCTTGGAATATAGCTCAATTAAAAGATTATTGATAAGGATACTAGTTGTAATAGAAATATTGTAAATTTGGTTTCCTTAAAAGATCCTGGGTAAATTCGATTTCCTTAAATATTGAGGAGCGACAGAGAGTCATTAACTCCATAGTCAACTGTGTTAAGACTTTAAAGGAAATATGCTAAAGGACGAGTTCTAGGGTTTCTACAAGCACCTGAAATAAAAGCTTTGAGAGCTCTGAGGGGACTTTCAACCCTTTCTACGTTAAACCACAAAAATCATCTCAGTTCTATCCATTTCATTTAATTCTATGCATCCAAACCTCAACAAGGTGACCTCATCAACACCGATGAAGACAATGATGACATATATGGAATAAGGAATATTGGATGAGGGTTGAACAGAAAATATTGAGAATTGAAACCCAAAAGAAAGTTCTAAAGTAGTGGTCCAAGATGAAGAGGGACGGTATGCTTCCTTGATTGCAAAAGCTTTACTTCACGTAGCATTGGAGAAGCCCGATGATGTTGAAGAAGAGGACATggttatgaaagagaaagatcaGAAGTCGTTGTCTGTTGGGATTATTGAAGCTCCTAATGCTGGGAAATCAGTTTTTACAAATCTTATGGTTGGAACAAAAGTTTCTGCTATTTCACGGAAGACAAATACAACTATCTATGAAGTCTTAAGAGTGATGACTAAAGGAAACACACAGATTTGCTTCTTTGATACTACAGGTCTAATGTTGAAAAGTAGTGGTCACTCTTTTAAAACTGATGTGAAAGTTCGTGTAGTAAGTGCTTGAACCTTTATTGATCTGTACGATGTGCTAATAGTTATTTTTGATATCCATAGGCATCTTTCTAAACCTAATAAGAGGGTCTTAAAGTTGATTAAACATTTGGGAGCATAGGCACACCTAAAGCAAAAACGGGTGTTATACATGAATAAGGTTGATCTAGTTGAAGTAAAGAAAGACTTGATGAAAGTTGCTGAAGAATTTGGTGATCTTCCTGGATATGAAAGATATTTCATGATATCAGGTCTCAAATGTTCagcttccatcttaaaaccaattggcttgAAGTGGGGTGACTTGTGGCTTTTATACATGATAGTTGAGTTATCCATAACCGAAgtgggactatctcaatactTTCCCTTACATGCAGGTCTCTTATGGCTCTGTCTTAGTGGGTCGAGCAAGGAGCTCATCATCGACAAAGAACCAACGTACCCGTATTGATACGATGCTAAAACTTTCATCTTAAAATCAATTGGCTTGAAGTGGGGTGGCCTTTTGTGGCTCTTATACATTATCGTCGAGTCACCCAcatccgatgtgggactatctcaataaCCAATTGGCTTAAAGTTGGGTGGCTTCTTGTGGCTTCTATATATGATAGTTGAGTTATCCATAGCCGATGTGAAACTATCTTAATACTCCCCCTTACCTGCAGGCTTCTTATAGCTTTGTCTTCATGAGTCGAGCAAAAAGCCCATCATTGACAAAGGCCCAACATacccactctgataccatgttaaagcttccatcttaaaaccaattgacTTGAAGTGTGGTGGCCTCTTGTGGCTCTTATACATTATCGTCGAGTCACCCAcatccgatgtgggactatctcaatTTGTTGCTCTAGTCTcctcgaggattagtcgaggtgcgtgtAAGTTGGcccgaacaccttggttaacataAAATATTGAGATAGTCTCACATCGGCTATAGATGACTCAACTATCATGTATAAAACCCACAAGAAGCCACCCCACTTCAAGTCAATTGGTTTTAAAATGAAAgctttaacatggtatcagagtgggtACATTGGGCCTCCATCGATGATGGGCTCCTTGGTCGACCCACAAAGATAGAACCATAAGAGGTCTGCACGTAAGGGGGAGTATTGAGATAGTCTCACATCGAATGTGGGTGACTCAACGATCATGTATAAGAGCCACAAGAGGCCACCCCACTTCAAgtcaattggttttaagatggaagctttaacacacacaatctccaattttctataaccatctaggcaacccatAGATGGGTAGAAAAATGTGCTCCAATTCTCCTTAATCCTTGCAATCCTCTCCACTTGTTTGGACTCAACCAGAATCAGATTTATAGTTTTAATTTCATCTTGGGACTTGCTTGTCTAGTATCTCCTTAATCCTTGCAATTTTCTCCACTTGTTTGGACTCAACCAAAATCAGATTTATAGTTTTAATTTCATCTTAGGACTTACTTGTCTAGTATCTTCAAAGCATGTCTATGTGTGTACATAGATGTGCAGAAACATTGACTATATAAATTGGGAGTATCTTCAAAGCATGTCTTGATTTGACTTATTCTTTATGTCATATGGCCATTGAATATGATTGGATCTTATTTTCTCATGTCTGATCTCCAAACAATTCTAGGTTGTTGAGAATAAGTAAGGAAAGGTTATGTTGTTTTATTTAATTCTCATTTTCAATTTGCTCCTATAAGTCATGGTTTTATAGGGATTATGatggtatcaaaggctagaagCATCATACAAGGTTTATGTCATACAGTGAAAAATgatttaatcaaataaatgtATGGGCAGACTCTGATGTATAAATTCAATGGCTTATGCAAGGAAATCATGTTGGTTGGCCTTGGAATATTTATGCCTAAAGCTATGGttagtatttttttataaatcttagTATATGTTGTCTATAGCAACTAAGGGAGCTCGGCTTGCCAAGGACAATAGATGATTTAGTGATGTcgactatgatttttttttcttgcttaatTAATTAACTTAAAGtaagttaattttattttttctcttcataaaaaaaatcataggcATCTACTTAGTTTTACCCACTTTTAGTCTTAACAATGAATAGATTATTTGGATTCAGACATATGTCCATAATTAGTGAAAGTTGTCCTATGAAGACTTACCTTGGCTATAACGATGGTCTTATGAGGCATGATCAAGTGTATTTATTTACCTTTAGAATAAATTAACAATATTGGAGAAATGTCAtccaataaaatggaaaaacaactcAGGTAAAGCTTATTGaatttttgtataaaaaaaaattactaatttTAACGTAAGGAAAACAAAAtttactagtttttttttttccaattatttTGGTATTCCAAAGTTTCTTTTGGGATAATAAATGATAAGAACTAATAAAATATACTATAAATAATCTAGACCTAGTTTCTCACCACCACAGTGAAGATAGAATCTCTTAATCCACGGGTTTGGTGGGTAGATGAAATTATCTATAGGATTAGTGCCAATGGCATTCCAACATAATAAAGTAGGGCCTAAGGAAAAATTACACCCCAATGGCTAGATTCTCTTCACCACGATGAAGAAAAACTCAATTGCAAAACCTGCATCAAGAGTGATATCTTAGAAAATATTATCAACCTAATTCAATCTTTATCTTCAAcacatattttatatattttagagTCCCAATTTATGCTCTTGAAGACAACTACTTGCTCAGTTGGTTGATGCACCTTGTGCCATAAGTCATCTCCacttcccctttctttcttgtaacTTTAGTTATCCATATACTTTGGACCTCCTCTATGTCTTAAGCCAACTCAACCTTGGGTTTGAGCTTGCTAGCTTGAATCCAACACACATTGATATCGATACATGTTGGTTTGTATCGAACATTTCCCCCCCAAAGATACCAATGCCAATATggatttttaccattttaccctttgttTGTATTGTATCACCAATTCAGTATCGGCTAGATGTAGGTATCGGTATCAAACGATAACAGTATCTGAAACCTTGAGATATATAGTTGACAAATAAGTACccaatttggattgaaaatgaGCTTCATCAACGATTCTATGTAGCTAGGTTGTTTTTCACGCCCATCCATGGGTTGCCAAGacggttagggcgaattggagattgtgtggatagacgcACAGTGctaggttcgattccccatctttGCATAAGCTGGCCTGAACACTTtggttaacagaaaaaaaaaagaaaaaaaaagggctatTTTTCACTAGAATTTAACTTGTGAAATACTTGAATTCTCAATATAGATATTACATAGTTGGTTCTCATCCTCCAGAAACTACAAGTATAATAGGAGCATTTGTCAACAAAAGATCAGCCTAAAAAGATAATCTCATGGCTGTTGAGAAAGAATTATTTGTGTTGCCTTTGGTCAAGATCCTCTTTATTATCTCAAACTTGTACCCAATAGTTGTTTCTTTAAAAATGTCTTACAAAATACCATCCCTGACCATTGGTGCACAAATATTGATTCAACAACAAAACATATATGTTGTCTAATCTACATGTTGAActcaaaaacatattttttttgggatcgAGTTTTTCCAAAACCATGGTGAAAGATGAAATCCTTAACCGATGACTATCAATGTTCTTGGATAATTTTCGAGGAACAATGAAAGGAATTTCGGACCTTCAACATATAAGGAAAAATAGTGatgaccttagatttgtgagtaggtgggtgaaggaaaaatttGCCCTTTTCTATTTAAACAAATGATCAATGGATAATAAAGAATGATATGAAGGATGATTTATCTAGAAGGAACAGATTGTTGACCATCATGTACAATTAAGGTCCTTGAATCCATAGCTGTGAGAGAAgctatataataatataaaaaggcAGCTCAGCTAAGAATTAAGTATATCCAGGACCTCAAAGGAGGTACTTGAAGCAGTGATATGAAAAAAAACTTCCCTAAAATAGCTTTAGTGGCTGAATTGGACTTTTTCTCATTTGATGCCTGATAAGACTAATTAGAATTGTGAAAGAATGTCTTCACCAAAGaccaaatgaattttttttcatattttgagCATAGGAAAGTTCCTCTTTTTAATATAAGGACTTTCTTATTAAATCTTCAACATTAAGATTTACTTAAACCATTAACCTTGCCTCTTTAGGATTATCTCTCCAGCTGTATTAGTGGTTCCAGTTCCAATCTTAGATTAAACCCAAGATTTAAAAGTTAAATCCTCCAACCATCTCAAAGCATCCAAAGCAACTAAACCATCAGATGGCTAGTATCACTTTAATCAGTCAAACTCCCCACCTAGTCCAAAGCATCAGATGGAGGTTATAGCCTTAGTGGGTCCCATTATCAAGGATGGCATGCACCTCTCCTCACAGAACTTTACTAAATTTCCAAACCATTGTCATTCCCATGTGATctgtatatatatttaaatctaaaaaaaaaaaaaattcaattttattttgttatataaAATATCAAACAGTAATAAAGATACATGTGGGAAAGAGAAAAAGTGGGTTCTtcacggtggtggtggtggtggtggaagaaaggaagagcaaAACTGTGGCAAAGCTTCCATCGGAATGAGCTTTCGCCGCCGGCAAATCTGATGATGGTGATGAGGATGCTTATGGGTTGGTTGCGCAGTCGCCGGCGACGGTTTATATTCCTTGTTATCTGCTCACCTTTCTTGTTACCTTTACTATGTCTCGCTTTCCCTTTATTCTGCTTTGCCGAGCTTTGTTTAAGGTTCTATAGATGGAGACATAGAGGAGACAAAAAGGGTTGTAATGATCAGTGCGAGGAAGAAGATGGTGGTTGTGGGTTGTGCAGATGCGAAGAGGGTAGAGGAGGAGAACCCATCGAGGTAAGAGAAGGGAGGCTTTTGCAGAGGTATTTGGAAGATCAATTGGGTCTTGTGGGTTCTGTTTATGATTGTGGTGATGAAGGGTTTGGTGattgtgaggaagaagaagatgatgatttgGGGGAGAAAACTAGCCCTCTTCTGCAATGATCCATGGAGGAAGGCAAGCACAGatcaatttagtttttttttcctttttgcctTTTACCTTTGaccttttttgctttttttctgggtttcaactttcaagttgtTATGGTCCTTTCAATCGGATTCCACTGTAAAACAGTAAAGCTGTAGAGATAAAAGAGTTgataatttataaattttttgctttattaagaaagttttttttttttttccaattatgaTGGATTTATTTATGAGTTATTGGACAAATGGGGTTGCTTTTCTGGACTAGCACTGTGGTGCAAAGTacaagctagagagagagagagagaggtctggTTTTGGTGATGGAATGTAGACCAAGTCAGTCAGGGCAGGACAGTTTTCGTGGTTGATATGATAACACTGTTCATCAGTTGATGTTAGGATTCAGGGTCTAtgggacttgggacttgggacttgggacttgggaatTGTGGCTAGGGTGgctaacccaaaacccaactcATTGGGTCCTAAGTCCCAACTCCTAAGGCAATTCTTTGTTGTTTAGGGTAAACTCCTAGGGCCATTCTGAAGTTCTGAAAACAACCTAATTTGAAATTGGGTCGTCTCTAGAGTTCTATAAAACAATTTGGAGATTTGGACTTAAAACTGGATCCATTTGAATTGGTAAGGTTAGCTGGTGTCTTGATTTGATAGATTTTCAGGGGGATAGTTGCTAAAGGTATGGCCAGGTGTCAAAAGTCAGTCCGAATCAATTTGGTCCAACCAGAGCTAACCAATTAAGTCTGCTAAGAATCATTATCGGTTCGTTTTGGGTCAAGGTTTTATGAAACTGAtagaaatcgaaatcaaaccggaTGCATGgatcaaaaccaaaaatcaGACCATACTGATTGTAACCCTGATTAGAACActagaaaaaggagaaaaatcttggattttccattattttccttaggctccgtttgtCTCGGTGTAaatttttacatgtaaaattttacaaggAAAATTTTACATGCTGATAAATTTTCCAATGTTTATTTTCAAAAGGTAAAATAAGGAGTAAAAGACCATTGAAATTTTTAAGTCCCAACTTATCCTCTGTAATTGAAACTCTCAGTATTGATTATATAACGTTTGATGAAATGACTTACAAAAATGAAATTGTTTTTGGTAAGTTAACAAAGCGTACAATATCGCTCCAAAACCAACAATAAtttaaggaaaattttgaaattgattcAACCCCAAAGATGACCAAAACAGCACAGCCCTTGCCTTCCCCCCTCAGTCACAATGACACAGGCACCAGTCTCCTTGTGGGCAGTAGCACAGCCCTTGCCGACATCTCCATAACCACAGTCGACAGCAACCTTGCCGGCAATCATAACATCAGTGGCCCTCATCAAACCATCATGGAGGGAGCGGCAACATCCATAGAAGTTGTCGAACTCTCTCTAGGTAACAGAGTAGTTGACTTTGATGGCCGTGAAGAGCAATGTGTCATTAGCTTACATTTGCATCATCTTTATTTAATTCACTCTATTTGTATCTTTCTGCGACATTTATACAAACAGAAAAGGTGGTGTTAATTGCAACACCGAGAGAAGAACAGAGAGTGAAGAAGCTTCGTGGCATCTCTCAACAGAAGACAAGTTAATGATACAATGGGAATCCTCATTGCCCTCACTGGTTCTGTATCTTTTTCCACCTTGAAAACAACTCCCCCAACACATCCTAAAAAGGTTGGAGATGAGAAGGAAACAAATTGGGGGCTTGTTGGTCAGGAGGAGATTGAAAGAAGCTAAGCTTGGAACCAAGGTCATGCTTCACCCAAAGATATTGCAGGAGTACCAGCGAACCTAGACACCCAAAAAAATAGGATTTCGATGAGAACGATAAGCTGAGTGGCCACGTGAAGAGAGAGTGATTCAATCTCCCTTAAAGGGTAGCAAATATCTAAGTAGAAAGACATCAAACCAGGCATCTTGAGCTCAGAGAGCTTGATCTCAAGGAGATTGAAATCGGCCTGCGACATGTCTTTAACTTAGTATTTCCCAATTGAAGAGGCCTTCCTCGCGACAAGCAGAGTCATTGCGTTAAAGCCccctgttgctgccaaaaatcccgTATGAGtagatcctgcacaagcacagacggcaaaagcccggagctttgtccggggttagtcctccgacgctcaagttagagattggccgcacagtttttgttaAAGAGTAATGGTGAGgatattgatgcttacctcctcccttcctcccggaccctcttatatagctcctagggtttagggttttccctttccttccaagagtccttctcgggtccaccttcttccctcttagagttccactcgaatacgtccatccttctggtggggaatattcccttcatgcaagCGACGTGATAGAGCGTGATAGAGTCCTTGTACTCCCTATCtagtgggcgacacgtgtcccggtgggcgacgcgtgtcctcaccctactAAGTGATCGATTTGGCCGTAtgaggagcccccttactcccgctaggagtctcttcctgtgggagtaaccaaaattttcataattgtaatttttccctctttttcctgccttcggccttattccttcggctttagttctgctAGCAATCGAGAGCTTCAATCAGCCGATGTGAAGACCTTCAatcagtttggctcggccttagcctgagccaccgaccgaggtgaggaccttcggtcagctcagctcggccttatcctgagcccccgaccgaggtgaggaccttcggtcaagttcgTTCCACTTTGGCTgacccccgaccgaggtgaggatcttcggtcagctcggctcggccttagcctgagcccccgatcGAGTTGAGGACCTTCcatcaggtccgttcagctttggccgaactcccaactgaggtgaggacctacggtcagttcggctcggccttgcctgagcaccgtccgaggtagggaccttcggtcagttcggctcggccttagacTGAGCACCAtgcgaggtaaggaccttcggtcaggtccgttcagctttggccgaactcccaaccgaggtgaggaccttcgatctggtccgttcggctttggccgaactcccaaccgaggtgaggacctacggtcagttcggctcggccttgcctgagcaccgtccgaggtagggaccttctgTTAGTTCGGAtcggccttgtccgagaccccgaccgaggtaaggaccttctgtcagatcggctcggccttagcctaagccctcgaccgaggtaaggacctttggtcagattggctcggcct is a window from the Macadamia integrifolia cultivar HAES 741 unplaced genomic scaffold, SCU_Mint_v3 scaffold2723, whole genome shotgun sequence genome containing:
- the LOC122067125 gene encoding uncharacterized protein LOC122067125, whose translation is MWEREKVGSSRWWWWWWKKGRAKLWQSFHRNELSPPANLMMVMRMLMGWLRSRRRRFIFLVICSPFLLPLLCLAFPLFCFAELCLRFYRWRHRGDKKGCNDQCEEEDGGCGLCRCEEGRGGEPIEVREGRLLQRYLEDQLGLVGSVYDCGDEGFGDCEEEEDDDLGEKTSPLLQ